The Chiloscyllium punctatum isolate Juve2018m chromosome 45, sChiPun1.3, whole genome shotgun sequence genome has a segment encoding these proteins:
- the mcee gene encoding methylmalonyl-CoA epimerase, mitochondrial produces MAANMLKVAMGSRAFSSGIGDALWKLGRLNHVAIAVPGVEKARCFYRDVLGAQVSEPVPLAEHGVVTVFVELGNTKLELLEPLGPDSPIRGFLNKHRDGGLHHICIEVDRLSAAIQRLRELHIRTLSPEARIGAHGKPVIFLHPKDCGGVLVELEEA; encoded by the coding sequence ATGGCGGCCAACATGTTGAAGGTTGCCATGGGGAGCCGGGCCTTCAGCTCGGGCATCGGGGACGCCCTCTGGAAGCTCGGCCGTCTCAACCACGTAGCGATCGCGGTGCCGGGGGTGGAGAAGGCCCGCTGCTTTTACCGGGACGTTCTAGGGGCCCAGGTGAGCGAGCCGGTGCCCTTGGCCGAGCACGGGGTCGTCACCGTTTTTGTCGAGCTGGGCAACACCAAGCTGGAGCTGCTGGAGCCGCTGGGCCCTGACAGCCCGATCCGCGGCTTCTTGAATAAACACCGAGACGGCGGCCTGCACCACATCTGCATCGAGGTGGATCGACTGTCTGCCGCCATCCAGCGGCTCCGGGAGCTCCATATCCGCACCCTGAGTCCCGAAGCTCGGATCGGAGCCCACGGCAAACCCGTCATCTTCCTCCATCCCAAAGACTGCGGCGGGGTCCTGGTGGAGCTGGAGGAGGCCTGA